The Streptomyces camelliae genome window below encodes:
- a CDS encoding [protein-PII] uridylyltransferase has translation MTGTDMRTEAEDSGPSGYAAARLRLLTEGARSGPPRRAALAELTDDWLAGLFTAAAEGLTGLTGVSLIAVGGYGRGELSPRSDLDLLLLHDGGDTKAVAALADRLWYPVWDLGLALDHSVRTPAEARRTAGEDLKVQLGLLDARHLVGDLGLTAGLRTAVLADWRNQAPKRLPELQELCAERADRQGELQYLLEPDLKEARGGLRDATALRAVAASWLADAPREGLADARRRLLDVRDALHLTTGRATDRLSLQEQDQVAAELGLLDADTLLRQVYEAARVISYASDVTWREVGRVLRSRAVRPRLRAMLGGGNKPVAERSPLAEGVVEQDGEVVLARAARPERDPVLPLRAAAAAAQAGLPLSLHAVRRLSATARPLPTPWPAEAREQLVTLLGSGRPTVDVWEALEAEGLITRLLPDWERVRCRPQRNAVHIWTVDRHLIETAVRASELTRHVSRPDLLLVAAVLHDIGKGWPGDHSVAGEIIAKDVAARIGFDRADVAVLSALVRHHLLLIETATRRDLDDPATVRSVAEAVGSQSTLELLHALTEADALATGPAAWSSWRGSLVADLVRRVSAVLAGDTPDEPEPAAPTAEQERLAIEAFRTGGPVLALRAQTEPATEEESSQEPLGVELLIAVPDQPAVLPAVAGVLAVHRLTVRTAELRTVTLPDDVDDGSVLLLNWRVAAEYGSLPQAARLRADLVRALDGSLDIAGRLAERDAAYPRRRGWVAPPPRVTVAPAASHHATVIEVRAQDAPGLLHRIGMALEKAGVRVRSMHVSTLGSNAVDAFYVTTGAGAQLPAEDASSLARVLEETLRG, from the coding sequence GTGACGGGTACGGACATGCGCACGGAAGCAGAGGACTCGGGACCCAGCGGCTACGCGGCGGCCCGGCTGCGCCTCCTCACCGAGGGGGCGCGGTCCGGGCCGCCGCGCCGTGCCGCCCTCGCGGAACTGACCGACGACTGGCTCGCCGGGCTGTTCACGGCGGCGGCCGAGGGGCTCACCGGGCTGACGGGTGTCTCGCTGATCGCCGTCGGCGGCTACGGCCGCGGCGAGCTGTCCCCGCGCAGCGACCTCGACCTGCTCCTGCTGCACGACGGCGGTGACACCAAGGCGGTGGCCGCCCTCGCCGACCGGCTCTGGTACCCCGTCTGGGACCTCGGCCTCGCCCTCGACCACTCCGTGCGCACCCCGGCCGAGGCCCGCAGGACCGCCGGGGAGGACCTGAAGGTCCAGCTCGGCCTCCTGGACGCCCGCCACCTCGTCGGCGACCTCGGCCTCACCGCCGGCCTGCGCACCGCCGTCCTCGCCGACTGGCGCAACCAGGCCCCCAAACGCCTCCCCGAACTCCAGGAACTGTGCGCCGAGCGCGCCGACCGGCAGGGCGAACTGCAGTACCTGCTGGAACCCGACCTCAAGGAGGCGCGCGGCGGTCTGCGCGACGCCACCGCCCTGCGCGCCGTAGCCGCCTCCTGGCTCGCCGACGCACCGCGCGAGGGCCTCGCCGACGCCCGGCGTCGGCTGCTGGACGTCCGCGACGCCCTGCACCTGACCACGGGCCGGGCCACCGATCGCCTCTCCCTCCAGGAGCAGGACCAGGTTGCGGCGGAGCTGGGCCTGCTGGACGCCGACACCCTGCTGCGGCAGGTGTACGAGGCCGCGCGCGTGATCTCGTACGCCAGTGACGTCACCTGGCGCGAGGTGGGGCGCGTGCTGCGTTCGCGCGCCGTACGGCCGCGGCTGCGCGCCATGCTGGGCGGCGGCAACAAGCCGGTCGCCGAGCGCTCCCCGCTGGCCGAGGGCGTGGTGGAGCAGGACGGCGAGGTGGTGCTCGCCCGTGCCGCGCGCCCCGAACGCGACCCCGTGCTGCCGCTGCGCGCCGCGGCCGCCGCCGCGCAGGCGGGCCTCCCGCTCTCCCTGCACGCCGTACGGCGCCTGTCGGCCACCGCGCGCCCCCTGCCCACGCCCTGGCCCGCCGAGGCCCGCGAGCAGCTCGTGACCCTGCTCGGCTCCGGCCGCCCGACCGTCGACGTCTGGGAGGCGCTGGAGGCGGAGGGCCTGATCACCCGCCTGCTGCCGGACTGGGAGCGGGTCCGCTGCCGCCCGCAGCGCAACGCCGTCCACATTTGGACAGTCGACCGGCACCTGATCGAGACGGCTGTCCGCGCCTCCGAACTGACCCGCCACGTCAGCCGCCCCGACCTGCTCCTCGTCGCAGCCGTGCTGCACGACATCGGCAAGGGCTGGCCCGGCGACCACTCGGTCGCGGGCGAGATCATCGCCAAGGACGTGGCCGCGCGGATCGGCTTCGACCGCGCGGACGTGGCCGTCCTGTCGGCACTGGTCCGCCACCACCTCCTCCTCATCGAGACGGCCACCCGCCGCGACCTGGACGACCCGGCCACGGTCCGCTCGGTCGCCGAGGCGGTCGGCAGCCAGAGCACCCTGGAGCTGCTGCACGCGCTGACCGAGGCCGATGCCCTCGCCACCGGACCGGCAGCCTGGTCCTCCTGGCGCGGCTCCCTCGTCGCCGACCTGGTCCGGCGGGTGTCGGCCGTCCTGGCCGGGGACACCCCGGACGAGCCCGAGCCGGCCGCGCCCACGGCCGAGCAGGAGCGCCTCGCGATCGAGGCGTTCCGCACGGGCGGCCCGGTCCTCGCGCTGCGCGCCCAGACGGAACCGGCCACCGAGGAGGAGTCCAGCCAGGAACCGCTCGGCGTTGAGCTGCTCATCGCCGTACCCGACCAGCCCGCCGTGCTCCCCGCGGTCGCCGGTGTCCTCGCCGTGCACCGCCTCACGGTCCGCACGGCGGAACTGCGCACCGTGACCCTGCCCGACGACGTCGACGACGGCTCGGTCCTGCTGCTCAACTGGCGGGTCGCCGCCGAGTACGGCTCCCTGCCCCAGGCCGCCCGGCTGCGCGCCGACCTGGTCCGCGCCCTCGACGGCTCCCTGGACATCGCCGGCCGCCTCGCCGAACGGGACGCGGCCTACCCGAGGCGCCGCGGCTGGGTGGCCCCGCCGCCCCGCGTCACGGTGGCCCCGGCCGCCTCCCACCACGCCACGGTGATCGAGGTACGGGCCCAGGACGCGCCGGGGCTGCTGCACCGGATCGGGATGGCGCTGGAGAAGGCGGGGGTGCGGGTGCGGAGCATGCATGTGAGCACGCTGGGTTCCAACGCGGTGGATGCGTTCTATGTCACCACCGGCGCGGGGGCTCAGCTGCCGGCGGAGGACGCGTCGTCGCTGGCGAGGGTGCTGGAGGAGACGCTGCGAGGATGA
- a CDS encoding P-II family nitrogen regulator, protein MKLITAVVKPHRLDEIKEALQAFGVHGLTVTEASGYGRQRGHTEVYRGAEYTVDLVPKIRIEVLAEDDDAEQLIEVIVKAARTGKIGDGKVWSLPVDTAVRVRTGERGPDAL, encoded by the coding sequence ATGAAGCTCATCACCGCCGTCGTCAAGCCCCACCGGCTGGACGAGATCAAGGAGGCGCTTCAGGCCTTCGGCGTCCACGGGCTGACGGTCACCGAGGCCAGCGGTTACGGTCGGCAGCGGGGCCACACCGAGGTCTACCGCGGTGCCGAGTACACCGTCGACCTGGTCCCCAAGATCCGCATCGAGGTGCTGGCCGAGGACGACGACGCCGAGCAGCTGATCGAGGTCATCGTGAAGGCGGCCCGCACCGGCAAGATCGGTGACGGCAAGGTCTGGTCCCTGCCGGTCGACACGGCCGTCCGGGTCCGCACCGGCGAGCGCGGCCCCGACGCGCTCTGA
- a CDS encoding ammonium transporter gives MAPAITLAAEAPKLSSANTGFMLIASALVLIMTPGLAFFYGGMVRVKSTLNMLMMSFISMGIVTILWTLYGFSLAFGTHNGLIGWNSNWFGLSHIGLTELWPGYTIPIFVFMVFQMMFAIITPALISGALADRVKFSAWCLFIALWLTIVYVPVAHWVWGADGWAFKLGVIDFAGGTAVHINAGAGALGVILVIGKRVGFKKDPMRPHSLPLVMLGAGLLWFGWFGFNAGSWLGNDDGVGALMFVNTQVATGAAMLAWLAYEKIKHGAFTTLGAASGAVAGLVAITPSGGAVSPLGAIAVGAIAGVACAAAVGLKFKFGYDDSLDVVGVHMVGGILGSLLIGFFATGKGQSTATGVFYGDHSWTQLWKQCAGVGAVLGYSLVVSAVLAFLLDKTIGMRVTEDEEISGIDQAEHAESAYDFSGTGGGVIGSAAHAPALAATQIKKVDA, from the coding sequence ATGGCCCCAGCCATCACGCTTGCCGCGGAGGCACCCAAGCTGTCCTCCGCGAACACAGGCTTCATGCTCATAGCTTCCGCCCTGGTGCTGATCATGACCCCGGGACTCGCCTTCTTCTACGGAGGCATGGTCCGGGTCAAGAGCACCCTCAACATGCTGATGATGAGCTTCATCAGCATGGGCATCGTCACCATCCTCTGGACGCTCTACGGCTTCTCCCTCGCCTTCGGCACGCACAACGGCCTCATCGGCTGGAATTCGAACTGGTTCGGACTCAGCCACATCGGCCTGACCGAACTCTGGCCCGGCTACACCATCCCGATCTTCGTCTTCATGGTCTTCCAGATGATGTTCGCCATCATCACCCCGGCCCTGATCAGCGGCGCGCTCGCCGACCGCGTGAAGTTCTCGGCCTGGTGCCTGTTCATCGCCCTGTGGCTCACGATCGTCTACGTCCCGGTCGCCCACTGGGTCTGGGGTGCCGACGGCTGGGCCTTCAAGCTCGGCGTGATCGACTTCGCGGGCGGTACGGCGGTCCACATCAACGCGGGTGCGGGGGCGCTCGGCGTCATCCTCGTCATCGGCAAGCGCGTCGGCTTCAAGAAGGACCCGATGCGCCCGCACAGCCTCCCGCTGGTCATGCTCGGCGCAGGGCTCCTGTGGTTCGGCTGGTTCGGCTTCAACGCGGGCTCCTGGCTCGGCAACGACGACGGCGTCGGCGCGCTGATGTTCGTCAACACGCAGGTCGCGACGGGTGCCGCCATGCTGGCCTGGCTCGCCTACGAGAAGATCAAGCACGGCGCGTTCACCACGCTGGGCGCCGCCTCCGGCGCGGTCGCCGGTCTGGTCGCGATCACCCCGTCCGGCGGCGCGGTCTCCCCGCTCGGCGCGATCGCCGTCGGCGCCATCGCCGGTGTCGCCTGCGCCGCGGCCGTCGGCCTGAAGTTCAAGTTCGGCTACGACGACTCCCTCGACGTCGTCGGCGTCCACATGGTCGGCGGCATCCTCGGCTCCCTGCTGATCGGCTTCTTCGCCACCGGCAAGGGCCAGTCCACCGCCACGGGCGTCTTCTACGGCGACCACTCCTGGACCCAGCTGTGGAAGCAGTGCGCCGGTGTCGGCGCGGTCCTCGGCTACTCGCTGGTCGTCTCCGCGGTCCTCGCCTTCCTGCTCGACAAGACGATCGGCATGCGGGTCACCGAGGACGAGGAGATCTCCGGCATCGACCAGGCCGAGCACGCCGAGAGCGCCTACGACTTCAGCGGCACCGGCGGTGGTGTCATCGGCTCCGCCGCCCACGCCCCGGCCCTGGCCGCCACGCAGATCAAGAAGGTGGACGCATGA
- the nsdA gene encoding transcriptional repressor NsdA — protein MSGNGGSGTNADKRPNELLGSWFVRSGWSKGELARQVNRRARQLGANHISTDTSRVRRWLDGENPREPIPRILSELFSERFGCVVSIEDLGLRAARQSPSASGVDLPWTGPQTVALLSEFSRSDLMLARRGFLGTSLALSAGPSLIEPMQRWLVPSPASPVAAEPAPLLDPRRPGRLSRPELELLESTTRMFRQWDAQCGGGLRRKAVVGQLHEVTDLLQEPQPEATTRVLFKVAAELAELAGWMSYDVGLQPTAQKYFVLALHAAKEAGDKPLGSYILSSMSRQMIHLGRPDDALELIHLAQYGSRDCASPRTQSMLYAMEARAYANMGQPGKTKRAVRMAEDTFTEADEWDEPDPDWIRFFSEAELYGENSHSFRDLAYVAGRSPAYASLAEPLMQRAVEMFAKDPEHQRSYALNLIGKATVHLLQREPEQGTEYATRAMEIAKKVRSERVNTRIRKTVDTAARDYGDLAVVVDLTDQLAVDLPETAEAV, from the coding sequence GTGAGCGGCAACGGCGGTAGCGGGACGAACGCTGACAAGCGCCCCAACGAGCTGCTCGGCTCGTGGTTCGTACGCAGCGGCTGGTCCAAGGGCGAGCTGGCCCGCCAGGTGAACCGCCGCGCCCGCCAGCTGGGCGCCAACCACATCTCCACCGACACCTCGCGCGTACGGCGCTGGCTGGACGGCGAGAATCCCCGCGAACCGATCCCGCGCATCCTCTCGGAGCTGTTCTCCGAGCGCTTCGGCTGTGTGGTCTCCATCGAGGACCTCGGTCTGCGCGCCGCCCGCCAGTCACCCTCCGCGTCCGGCGTCGACCTGCCCTGGACCGGACCGCAGACGGTCGCCCTGCTCAGCGAGTTCTCGCGCAGCGACCTGATGCTCGCCCGGCGCGGCTTCCTCGGCACCTCCCTCGCACTGTCCGCCGGCCCCTCCCTCATCGAGCCCATGCAGCGCTGGCTCGTGCCGAGCCCCGCCTCCCCGGTGGCGGCCGAGCCCGCGCCCCTCCTCGACCCGCGCCGCCCCGGCCGGCTGTCCCGGCCCGAGCTGGAGCTGCTGGAGTCCACCACCCGGATGTTCCGCCAGTGGGACGCCCAGTGCGGCGGCGGCCTGCGCCGCAAGGCGGTCGTCGGCCAGCTGCACGAGGTCACGGACCTGCTCCAGGAGCCCCAGCCCGAGGCCACCACCCGCGTTCTGTTCAAGGTCGCGGCCGAACTGGCCGAGCTGGCGGGCTGGATGTCGTACGACGTCGGTCTGCAGCCCACCGCGCAGAAGTACTTCGTCCTCGCCCTGCACGCGGCCAAGGAGGCCGGTGACAAGCCGCTCGGCTCGTACATCCTCTCCAGCATGAGCCGCCAGATGATCCACCTCGGCCGGCCCGACGACGCCCTGGAGCTCATCCACCTCGCCCAGTACGGCAGCCGGGACTGCGCGAGCCCGCGCACCCAGTCCATGCTGTATGCGATGGAGGCCCGCGCGTACGCCAACATGGGCCAGCCCGGCAAGACCAAGCGTGCCGTCCGTATGGCCGAGGACACCTTCACCGAGGCCGACGAGTGGGACGAGCCGGACCCCGACTGGATCCGCTTCTTCTCCGAGGCCGAGCTGTACGGCGAGAACTCCCACTCCTTCCGCGACCTCGCCTACGTCGCCGGGCGCAGCCCCGCCTACGCCTCCCTCGCCGAGCCGCTCATGCAGCGGGCCGTGGAGATGTTCGCCAAGGATCCGGAGCACCAGCGGTCGTATGCGCTCAACCTGATCGGCAAGGCCACCGTGCATCTGCTCCAGCGCGAGCCCGAGCAGGGCACGGAATACGCCACCCGGGCGATGGAGATCGCCAAGAAGGTCCGCTCCGAGCGCGTGAACACTCGTATCCGAAAGACGGTCGACACGGCCGCGCGGGACTACGGCGACCTCGCCGTCGTCGTCGACCTCACCGACCAGCTCGCCGTGGACCTCCCGGAGACCGCCGAGGCCGTCTGA
- a CDS encoding bifunctional DNA primase/polymerase — MGFTIGGIREIRSSTRRRGRSSECTAVAEFTGLWGWDVVPGARAAAGACSCGHADCPAPGAHPLDFAPQVPAGATLDEVSKAWAEFPGAAVMLPVGQAFDVIEVSEAAGRRALVRLERMGLPLGPVAATPDGRAHFLVAPGAAADLPRLLYRMGWDDPSALDLRGLGPGAYITAPPSDRGGLGPVRWLRPPALDSATAPPAARLLLGTLAYVAHRSRAQA, encoded by the coding sequence ATGGGCTTCACGATCGGCGGCATTCGCGAGATCCGCTCCAGCACGCGGCGGCGCGGCCGTTCCTCGGAGTGCACCGCCGTCGCCGAGTTCACCGGGCTGTGGGGCTGGGACGTGGTGCCGGGCGCACGGGCCGCGGCGGGCGCCTGCTCGTGCGGGCACGCCGACTGCCCGGCGCCGGGGGCCCATCCGCTCGACTTCGCGCCCCAGGTGCCGGCCGGGGCCACGCTGGACGAGGTGAGCAAGGCCTGGGCGGAGTTCCCGGGGGCCGCGGTGATGCTGCCGGTGGGCCAGGCCTTCGACGTCATCGAGGTCTCCGAAGCGGCCGGCCGGCGCGCGCTGGTCCGGCTGGAACGCATGGGCCTCCCGCTCGGCCCGGTGGCCGCGACTCCGGACGGCCGAGCCCACTTCCTCGTCGCCCCGGGCGCCGCCGCCGACCTGCCCCGGCTGCTCTACCGCATGGGCTGGGACGACCCCTCCGCCCTGGACCTGCGCGGCCTCGGCCCCGGTGCGTACATCACGGCCCCGCCCTCCGACCGGGGCGGCCTGGGCCCGGTGCGCTGGCTGCGCCCGCCGGCGCTGGACTCGGCGACGGCACCTCCGGCGGCCCGGCTGCTGCTGGGCACGCTGGCCTATGTGGCGCACCGGTCGCGGGCGCAGGCGTAA
- the ftsY gene encoding signal recognition particle-docking protein FtsY, whose amino-acid sequence METVILAVVIAVVVLGALGGLIVGSRRRKSLPPPPPKTPDITAPPAEPHVGDEAETPRDEPRRTIEEVDLPGGPAPVAVAEPPVVEEVPEIEIPEPTAGRLVRLRTRLSRSQNALGKGLLTLLSREHLDEETWEEIEDILLTADVGVQPTQELVEGLRERVRVLGTRTPEELRGLLREELLKLVGTDVDRTVKTEPEDRKPGIVMVVGVNGTGKTTTTGKLARVLVADGRTVVLGAADTFRAAAADQLQTWGERVGAHTVRGPEAGDPASVAFDAVKEGKEIGVDVVLIDTAGRLHTKTGLMDELGKVKRVVEKHAPLDEVLLVLDATTGQNGLVQARVFAEVVDITGIVLTKLDGTAKGGIVVAVQRELGVPVKLVGLGEGADDLAPFEPEAFVDALIGD is encoded by the coding sequence ATGGAAACCGTCATCCTTGCTGTAGTCATCGCCGTGGTCGTGCTCGGCGCGCTCGGTGGGCTGATCGTGGGCAGCCGGCGCCGGAAGTCGCTGCCTCCGCCACCCCCGAAGACGCCCGACATCACCGCGCCCCCGGCCGAGCCGCACGTCGGCGACGAGGCCGAGACGCCGCGCGACGAACCGCGCCGGACGATCGAGGAGGTGGACCTCCCCGGCGGCCCCGCACCGGTCGCCGTGGCGGAGCCTCCCGTCGTCGAAGAGGTTCCGGAGATCGAGATCCCGGAGCCCACCGCCGGCCGGCTGGTCCGGCTGCGCACCCGCCTGTCCCGCTCCCAGAACGCCCTCGGCAAGGGCCTGCTCACGCTGCTCTCGCGCGAGCACCTGGACGAGGAGACCTGGGAGGAGATCGAGGACATCCTGCTCACCGCCGACGTCGGCGTGCAGCCCACCCAGGAACTGGTCGAGGGCCTGCGCGAGCGCGTCAGGGTGCTCGGTACCCGCACCCCCGAGGAGCTGCGCGGCCTGCTGCGCGAGGAGCTGCTCAAGCTGGTCGGCACCGACGTCGACCGCACGGTGAAGACCGAGCCCGAGGACCGCAAGCCCGGCATCGTGATGGTCGTCGGCGTCAACGGCACCGGCAAGACCACCACCACCGGCAAGCTCGCGCGCGTGCTCGTCGCCGACGGCCGTACGGTCGTGCTCGGTGCCGCCGACACCTTCCGCGCCGCCGCCGCCGACCAGCTCCAGACCTGGGGCGAGCGCGTCGGCGCCCACACCGTGCGCGGCCCCGAGGCCGGCGACCCGGCCTCCGTGGCCTTCGACGCGGTCAAGGAGGGCAAGGAGATCGGTGTCGACGTCGTCCTCATCGACACCGCCGGCCGCCTGCACACCAAGACCGGCCTCATGGACGAGCTGGGCAAGGTCAAGCGGGTCGTGGAGAAGCACGCGCCGCTGGACGAGGTGCTGCTCGTCCTGGACGCCACCACCGGCCAGAACGGTCTGGTGCAGGCCCGGGTCTTCGCCGAGGTCGTGGACATCACCGGCATCGTGCTCACCAAGCTCGACGGCACCGCCAAGGGCGGCATCGTCGTCGCGGTCCAGCGTGAGCTGGGCGTGCCGGTCAAGCTGGTCGGACTCGGCGAGGGCGCGGACGATCTCGCGCCGTTCGAGCCGGAGGCGTTCGTGGACGCGCTGATCGGTGACTGA